Proteins from one Oscillatoria nigro-viridis PCC 7112 genomic window:
- a CDS encoding ABC1 kinase family protein codes for MLTKAAPKTLRWQRSKYSPLARQIDIFAAAGKFMFFLWWDALLQNNSPHTRRIRAHWLVNTLLNLGPTFIKIGQSLSTRADLLPLEYVKELEQLQDRVPEFSSEEAIALVESELGKDIYALYRDFDPSPIAAASLGQVHKARLHTGEDVIVKVQRPGLESLFDLDVKAVRQVMRFCDRYLPGTRKYDLESIYHEFFKILYQEIDYVQEGKNSDRFSHNFREYPQVIVPKVYWQYTTKKVLTIEYAPGIKVDDRISLEAIGVDIVKLNQLGICCYLKQLLIDGFFQADPHPGNLAVTEDGSLIFYDFGMMAEVKSLAKDQMVKTFFAVMRKDTDEVINTLIKIGLVEPMPDMMPVRRLIAFLLDKFIDKPIDFQAFNEIKNELYIMFEQQPFRLPAEMMFIIKSVTTLDGIARTLDPDYNFLASAQPFVKSIAVSKGRGNAIGELARQARSFITYKLQQPSKAEVFFKRLEKRIEDGELQIRVRNIESERALKRIHLALKTLIFACLTGFVFLSGAVLLVGGYQTGAIAAFAVAGFSGLFVLRSLLDLLVKEKLDRIVD; via the coding sequence ATGCTCACAAAAGCTGCACCTAAAACCCTGCGTTGGCAACGTTCTAAATATTCGCCACTGGCACGGCAAATAGATATTTTTGCAGCGGCAGGAAAGTTTATGTTTTTTTTGTGGTGGGACGCACTGCTGCAAAATAATTCGCCTCATACTAGAAGAATTCGCGCTCATTGGTTGGTCAATACTTTGCTGAATTTAGGCCCGACTTTTATTAAAATCGGGCAGTCTCTCTCGACTCGCGCGGATTTGCTGCCGCTTGAGTATGTGAAGGAACTCGAACAGTTGCAGGATCGGGTTCCTGAGTTTAGTTCCGAAGAGGCGATCGCTCTTGTAGAATCAGAGTTAGGCAAGGATATTTATGCTTTGTACCGCGATTTTGACCCGTCGCCGATTGCTGCTGCGAGTCTGGGACAGGTGCACAAAGCAAGGCTGCACACCGGGGAAGATGTGATTGTAAAGGTGCAGCGTCCGGGTTTGGAAAGTTTATTTGATTTGGATGTGAAGGCGGTGCGCCAAGTGATGCGTTTTTGCGATCGCTATTTGCCTGGGACGCGCAAATATGACCTAGAATCTATTTATCACGAGTTTTTTAAGATTTTATATCAAGAAATTGACTACGTGCAAGAAGGTAAAAATTCCGATCGCTTTAGCCATAATTTTCGAGAATATCCTCAAGTTATTGTCCCGAAAGTCTACTGGCAATACACGACTAAAAAAGTGCTGACTATAGAATACGCACCAGGTATTAAGGTGGACGACCGCATTAGTTTAGAGGCGATTGGAGTCGATATTGTGAAACTGAATCAACTCGGAATTTGCTGTTATTTGAAACAGTTGTTAATTGACGGTTTTTTTCAAGCTGACCCGCATCCGGGAAATTTGGCGGTGACAGAAGATGGTAGCTTGATTTTTTATGATTTTGGGATGATGGCTGAGGTGAAGTCTCTGGCTAAAGACCAAATGGTTAAGACTTTTTTTGCTGTGATGAGAAAGGATACTGACGAGGTAATCAATACTTTAATTAAGATCGGCTTGGTTGAGCCGATGCCGGATATGATGCCGGTACGCAGGCTGATTGCTTTTCTGTTGGATAAGTTTATTGATAAGCCGATCGACTTTCAAGCTTTTAATGAAATTAAGAACGAACTTTACATCATGTTCGAGCAGCAACCGTTTCGCTTGCCTGCAGAAATGATGTTTATTATCAAGTCGGTGACGACTCTCGACGGCATTGCGAGAACTCTCGACCCGGACTATAATTTCCTAGCATCCGCTCAGCCTTTTGTCAAGAGTATTGCGGTGAGCAAGGGGCGGGGAAATGCGATCGGAGAATTGGCAAGGCAAGCGCGAAGTTTTATCACATATAAGTTGCAGCAGCCAAGTAAAGCGGAAGTTTTTTTCAAACGTTTAGAGAAGCGGATAGAAGATGGCGAGTTGCAAATAAGAGTGCGAAATATCGAGAGCGAAAGAGCCTTGAAACGCATTCATTTAGCCCTGAAAACTCTAATTTTTGCTTGTCTGACTGGTTTTGTGTTTCTGTCGGGTGCTGTGCTGCTGGTGGGCGGATATCAAACGGGGGCGATCGCAGCTTTTGCGGTTGCGGGATTCAGTGGCTTGTTTGTGTTGCGCTCGTTGTTAGACTTGTTGGTTAAGGAAAAGCTCGATCGAATCGTCGATTGA
- a CDS encoding sensor histidine kinase — MIHRQGNQDFTSIDRSPSESCTLHLPQIAEPVSVQKFLDRLMQFQVDPALLGRQICQILATSFDRELLLLQIANTLGVAWGADFCLVTAVVDRKVVHPNAYWQNSSDFPYVAGVADSTETPEPPQTTRLKPPSISLEHPVWANVLADGEIVGISDYLDIPAASSPNSPVTALPFRAILAGPARFGGAVNGMMIVGKSQPHEWSVADRQRLEAASDAIGSAISHIQKTQEIASLNEQLQRQVKYKNLLISVAASIDTNSEVDRILQQVIENTVDTLEVDRGQILLLKYTDPLFTTRSPNQTAKAKVELVCESVVKKDPNKQAIAQSLAGKKSSTSKTKNKDKTTNSQSKIPNSKPNHSPAFWLSESNLCQQAFHSAPKPLALADAGALIGKEQEAATEILKLQGIRGLLLVPLTGGSSHETVLGFLVLQHSEPRTWNPEELEVLESVSAQASKMIIQTQTFKELQTAVFDRTAQLQQSLDVQGKLYEQSATQLEQMRKLKLIKDEFLSTLSHELRTPLTIMKLAILMLKQAEQPSANRTKYLDILEQQCSKETSLVNDLLALKQFEPQQFPISLIKIDLNRLFQDLAGDFEKEWADKQLTLKLDLPKLTPCWETDPDILNRVLLELLTNAGKYSASGTAVVLEASEAAGYIVLSISNFGRGISAADLPHIFDKFRRGTGITDQAIAGTGLGLALVKSLVQHLNGTIEVSSCPAESSEAENLWRTSFTLTLPQFAAELCNVEE; from the coding sequence ATGATCCATCGCCAGGGAAATCAAGACTTTACTTCGATCGACCGATCGCCGTCAGAGTCTTGCACTTTGCACTTACCGCAAATCGCAGAACCAGTATCAGTCCAAAAATTTCTGGATCGTCTTATGCAGTTCCAGGTCGATCCTGCCCTTCTCGGGCGACAAATTTGCCAAATTCTCGCCACCAGCTTCGATCGAGAACTCCTGCTGCTGCAAATAGCCAATACTTTGGGGGTTGCATGGGGGGCAGATTTCTGTTTAGTTACTGCTGTGGTTGACCGAAAAGTAGTACATCCGAATGCTTACTGGCAAAATAGCAGCGATTTCCCCTATGTTGCCGGTGTTGCCGATTCCACTGAAACACCGGAACCCCCCCAAACCACAAGATTAAAACCGCCTAGCATATCACTCGAACATCCCGTTTGGGCAAACGTCCTAGCAGACGGCGAGATAGTGGGGATATCCGACTATCTTGATATTCCGGCAGCTTCATCGCCCAATTCCCCTGTGACTGCGCTGCCTTTTCGGGCAATTTTGGCAGGGCCTGCGCGATTTGGAGGGGCTGTAAATGGCATGATGATTGTTGGTAAGTCGCAACCTCACGAGTGGTCTGTAGCCGATCGGCAGCGCCTTGAAGCAGCATCAGACGCGATCGGCAGTGCGATTTCTCACATTCAAAAAACTCAAGAAATTGCCAGCTTAAACGAACAGTTACAGCGACAAGTTAAATACAAAAATCTACTCATCTCAGTTGCTGCATCGATCGACACAAATTCAGAAGTCGATCGAATATTGCAGCAAGTTATTGAAAATACCGTCGATACCCTGGAAGTAGATAGAGGTCAAATCCTCCTCTTGAAATATACAGATCCTCTATTTACAACTCGCTCCCCCAATCAGACTGCCAAAGCGAAAGTCGAATTAGTTTGCGAATCCGTTGTAAAAAAAGATCCCAACAAACAGGCAATAGCACAAAGCCTTGCCGGAAAAAAAAGCTCAACATCCAAAACAAAAAACAAGGATAAAACTACTAATTCCCAATCCAAAATTCCCAACTCAAAACCAAATCACTCTCCCGCTTTTTGGCTGTCAGAATCTAATTTGTGCCAGCAAGCATTCCACAGCGCACCCAAACCCCTCGCCCTCGCTGACGCAGGCGCATTAATCGGCAAAGAACAAGAAGCAGCCACAGAAATTTTGAAACTCCAAGGCATTCGCGGCTTGCTGCTGGTTCCCCTCACGGGCGGTAGCAGCCACGAAACAGTTTTGGGTTTCTTGGTTTTGCAGCACTCCGAGCCGCGCACTTGGAACCCGGAAGAATTAGAAGTTCTCGAATCAGTCAGCGCTCAAGCGAGCAAGATGATTATCCAAACTCAAACGTTTAAGGAATTGCAAACCGCCGTCTTCGACAGAACCGCTCAGTTGCAGCAAAGCCTCGACGTGCAGGGGAAACTGTACGAACAATCTGCCACTCAGCTAGAGCAAATGCGGAAATTGAAGCTGATTAAAGACGAGTTTCTCAGCACTCTGAGTCACGAGTTGCGTACCCCTTTAACAATCATGAAGCTGGCGATTCTGATGCTCAAACAAGCTGAACAGCCGTCAGCGAATCGGACTAAGTATCTCGACATTCTAGAACAGCAGTGTTCTAAGGAAACTTCTCTGGTTAACGATTTGCTGGCCCTCAAGCAGTTTGAGCCTCAGCAATTCCCGATTTCTCTAATCAAAATCGATCTCAACCGTTTATTTCAAGATTTAGCTGGGGATTTTGAAAAAGAGTGGGCGGATAAGCAATTGACTCTGAAGCTAGATTTGCCCAAGTTGACCCCTTGCTGGGAAACTGACCCGGACATTCTCAATCGGGTGCTGCTGGAACTGCTGACGAATGCTGGAAAATACTCTGCTTCTGGAACGGCGGTAGTTTTGGAGGCGTCTGAGGCAGCCGGCTATATTGTCCTGAGCATTTCTAATTTCGGGCGCGGCATTTCTGCGGCTGATTTGCCCCACATCTTTGACAAGTTCCGCCGTGGCACTGGCATTACTGACCAAGCTATCGCCGGTACGGGTTTGGGTCTGGCTCTGGTAAAGAGTTTAGTGCAGCACTTGAATGGTACTATTGAGGTATCTAGCTGTCCGGCAGAAAGTTCAGAAGCGGAGAATTTGTGGCGCACATCTTTTACTCTGACTCTGCCGCAATTTGCAGCGGAACTCTGTAATGTAGAAGAATAG
- a CDS encoding LeuD/DmdB family oxidoreductase small subunit — MGKVISGQIFVVDDNIDTDQIIPAEYLTLVPSKPDEYEKLGSYAMIGLPDRYGKFIESGEQKTRYPIIIAGENFGCGSSREHAPIALGAAGVTAVVALSYARIFFRNCSATGELYPMESVDRLCDLFATGQEVTVDFTAEQIVNHTLDRTFSLKPLGEVGPVIDAGGLFEYARQTGMIAARS; from the coding sequence ATGGGTAAAGTAATTAGCGGTCAAATTTTTGTTGTAGACGACAACATCGATACAGATCAAATTATCCCTGCCGAATACCTGACCCTGGTTCCCTCGAAGCCGGACGAGTACGAGAAACTAGGCAGTTACGCGATGATTGGGTTGCCCGATCGCTACGGTAAGTTTATCGAATCCGGCGAACAGAAAACCCGGTATCCGATTATAATTGCCGGGGAAAATTTTGGCTGCGGTTCTTCGCGGGAGCACGCTCCGATCGCTCTGGGGGCCGCCGGCGTCACAGCAGTGGTGGCTTTGTCTTACGCGCGCATTTTCTTTCGCAATTGCTCGGCTACTGGCGAATTGTACCCGATGGAATCAGTCGATCGGCTGTGCGACTTGTTTGCTACGGGCCAAGAAGTGACGGTCGATTTTACAGCAGAGCAAATTGTCAACCACACTCTCGATCGAACTTTCTCCCTCAAACCTTTAGGAGAAGTAGGCCCGGTAATAGATGCCGGAGGGTTGTTTGAGTACGCGCGCCAAACGGGAATGATTGCTGCTCGCTCTTAA
- a CDS encoding NUDIX hydrolase — protein sequence MTKIHVAIAILYQDGKFLCQLRDDIPHIRYPGHWALFGGHLEPGETAEVAVLRELSEEIGYAPASVSFFCCDVEKDVVRHVFHSQLSADVKDLVLLEGWDMKLLTPEQIRAGKCYSEQSRDVRPFGMAHQRILLNFMESI from the coding sequence ATGACTAAAATTCACGTTGCGATCGCGATTTTGTACCAAGACGGCAAGTTTCTCTGTCAGTTGCGAGACGATATTCCTCATATCAGGTATCCCGGACATTGGGCTTTGTTTGGCGGACACTTGGAACCGGGAGAAACTGCGGAAGTGGCTGTATTGCGGGAATTATCAGAGGAAATTGGCTATGCTCCTGCAAGTGTTTCTTTTTTCTGTTGCGATGTCGAAAAAGATGTGGTTCGCCACGTTTTTCACTCACAACTTAGTGCGGATGTCAAGGATTTAGTTTTGCTTGAGGGTTGGGATATGAAGTTGTTGACACCCGAGCAGATTCGGGCCGGCAAATGCTATTCTGAGCAGTCAAGAGATGTGCGACCTTTTGGCATGGCTCACCAGCGTATTTTATTGAATTTTATGGAGTCGATTTGA